The DNA region AATACTTTGGCATTGGCAATAACCGAGTAAACCGAACCGCACATCACCAGGTTAAACACGAAATTAAGGCGATAAACCCCGGTTAAGTAAACAACAAGCGCCGTTACCAATATGGCAAACAACAGGTAAACCCCGGTAGTGATGAAGAACCGGGTAATATCAGTCTTTTTATATTTCAGGAATTGCGTAAAGCCGGTAAGCAAAGTCACCACAAACGCAAATGACGACTGGATCACATTATAATGTTTAACAGCATCAGAAGGAGGTGCAATTTTGGTACCAAACATGGCATTCCACACAGGCACCGAAGTTACTACAATAAGGTGGAAGCATGACAGGCCTAAAAATACCGAACCTACAAACATCCAAAACTCACGCGAATAGGTTTCTTCATCTTTTTTGGTGATAGGCAGTTCTTTCCATCGCCATACCAAAACCCAAACAGATAAAACAAGGAATATCAGGATGCCGATAACCAATTGCCAAAACATACCTAAATCGGTAAAAGCATGAACTGAGCTTTCGCCCAGGATACCGCTTCTTGAAAGGAATGAGGTGTACCATACCAGTACAAAACTCAGCAATACCAGCAGTGTAGCTGTAAAATAGGAATGGCCTGTATTTTTAAATACAATAAGTACGTGCAATGCCGCAACCATGGTTAACCACGGAAATATCGAACCGTTCTCAACCGGGTCCCAGGCCCAAAAGCCACCGAAGTTTAACGACTCATAAGCCCAAAACGACCCCATGATCACACCGGTACCCAATATCATAGAACCAAATAAGGCGTATGATATGGCGGGCTGTACCCACTCTTTATATCGCTTTTGCCAAAGCCCTGCAACCGCATAAGCAAACGGAACTATAATAGATGCAAAACCCAGGAACAAGGTAGGCGGGTGAATAACCATCCAGTAATTTTGCAGCGATGGGTTCATCCCTTGTCCGTCTTTTATAAAGTCGAGATAGTTTGGCTGCGAGAATATAGGCGCTTCGATACCTGAATTACGTAACAACAAGAATGGTGAACTACCAATGCGTTGGCCAAAGATATCGATACCCAATACCATGGTTCCCAGAATAACCTGCGACAGGGCAACTACAGTCATCACCGGGCGCTCCCATGATTTAGCCCTTGCAATAAGTACATTACCTAAAACGGCCTGCCAAAAGGCCCAAAGCAAAAAGCCGCCCTCCTGTCCGTTCCAGAAACCCGATACCAGGTAGTAAACGGGCAGCGAACGCGAGGTGTAAGCCCAGGCATAATGATACTCGAAATAATGATTATAAA from Mucilaginibacter sp. SJ includes:
- the ccsA gene encoding cytochrome c biogenesis protein CcsA yields the protein MNTVFKGEHLLPGQIGQFFIVLSFGAALLSFISYYFATTDDAGKADSSWQRLGRLGFYVNSISILGMGTCLFYVLYNHYFEYHYAWAYTSRSLPVYYLVSGFWNGQEGGFLLWAFWQAVLGNVLIARAKSWERPVMTVVALSQVILGTMVLGIDIFGQRIGSSPFLLLRNSGIEAPIFSQPNYLDFIKDGQGMNPSLQNYWMVIHPPTLFLGFASIIVPFAYAVAGLWQKRYKEWVQPAISYALFGSMILGTGVIMGSFWAYESLNFGGFWAWDPVENGSIFPWLTMVAALHVLIVFKNTGHSYFTATLLVLLSFVLVWYTSFLSRSGILGESSVHAFTDLGMFWQLVIGILIFLVLSVWVLVWRWKELPITKKDEETYSREFWMFVGSVFLGLSCFHLIVVTSVPVWNAMFGTKIAPPSDAVKHYNVIQSSFAFVVTLLTGFTQFLKYKKTDITRFFITTGVYLLFAILVTALVVYLTGVYRLNFVFNLVMCGSVYSVIANAKVLVDAFKGKFKLAGSAVAHLGFGLLMVGAVIAAGTSKVVSENASGVVNVQGFDAKAGNARENIMIYKNTPVKMGDYTVTYLGDSISSPYHFYRVDYKKFDANGKLLENFVLKPKVQASRDAGMSSSPDTKHYLLNDLYTHVTAIPSEGFAMQGEAGHDEGNDDKNYDEPVAHEVAIGDTIRYRDGFMLVKSLNKQATVQNIPLTANDVAIGANIEVHAHDGKVYTAEPVFMIRGGNVFDFARKVEDAGLKLRFSRINPENKKVEITVYQQPQNKRPWIVMRAISFPYINFFWSGTIIMVIGFLLSIQRRNKELKTV